Part of the Nicotiana sylvestris chromosome 2, ASM39365v2, whole genome shotgun sequence genome, AGTAACCAGCAATAAATAACAATAAGTGACATTTAAGTAAATAGGGAGAGTGATTCAGCCGATAATGAATGAAGTATATGATTGTTCCTCCTGACAATAATGAGTGACACACAAATCCTAGAATATTAAAactattctcggatctgatgAAAAAGTATGGGATAATGTGAGTAAGAATAATGATGAAAAGGTAAAGTTTGTATCTTTGCTAAGGCTGTCCAACAGGACGGGCCGGGCTGTCCCATCCCGCTTCCCGTCCCGTCTCGTCCCGTCCTGCCCCAAGTTAAACGGGATGGGCCTATGTTAAACGGGACACGGGATGGGATGGGACGACCATTTCGTCCTGTTTGTCCCGTCCCATTTCGTCCCATTTTGTCTCGTCCCGTCCTGTCCCATCCCGCCTGTCCCGTCCTATCTCGTCCCGTCCCGGCCCGGCTGTCCCGCGAGTTTTTATGGTATATTTGTGGAATTTTTGTTGTATTAAATGATtgcaaaatttaaaaagtatttttttctctattccccaagtttatttaatttctacaATACTTAACCCATATTTAAAATTaagaggtgcaaagggacttgttcgtaaaatttatcaaaatttagcaattcaagaatatgaataaCCATCTCCCCAAGACTTCCAAGCTAACATATATTCTTATGCTAGAATCTAGAtcaatgtttgataaatataaatatatagaaACAACAAGTGGTGAAActgctccttctacttctaagtctAGAGTAGAAATTCTTATGGGAAGATATGGATGATATAACATGTTTTGATTCCTCTATTTatgatgaacttgattcttaGCACCGGAGAATGCTTTAAGCGCAAAAATATTTCAAATCAGAAATCATAGACATTCATTAGCAGAGGACAACCTAGAGATTTCCGTATTATTTAGAGATTGGATTAATGcagaaagaagaaatcttggttttgaaaaattaaacactagggaagaagaaaaatacaatGAGATACTTAGCACTGGGACCGATGACGGCATGGAACTCATAGAACATCAATCAACACTGCCAATTCCAGAACAATGTCCGAGAAatattattgataagttacaaagaagctatataggagcttacaaatattagtatgataatttgtaattggctacgaagaggcctagttcaaacagaacccttcctagaaggtggTTGCGTCGATTAGGTTCttttcaaaagaattatatttgtatttgagatttgaaagttccaTTAATAACACAAAAGGCTCTAAgtgttgaattttttttatgaattgtcttagttacttaatagttaatactttgaaattatattaaataaattataactctgTTATAAATTTACaattactagaatatttcattacaaatcttttgttttaatattttataattctttacttagttttctaatttttattttaacataataacatttaagtttattaaataagtcaaaaatctagccgttgcaaactttaaaaacatagtaattttcaaaaaactacacgtttttaaaaaaaaaatacacttaaggcccacgaacctgtcccgtcccgtcccgtcctGTTTGTTAGCGAGATGGGATGGAACAACCGTTTCGTTCCGTTTGTCCCGTCTCGTTTCGTCCCGTCCCGCCAGCGTCCCGTCCCATGATCTGCATTCTGGCACATTCCAAAATCCATTAATCATTTAGTGCGAGATAATGTATATCCTATATTCTACGAAGGATGCCTGGTGGAAACATATTAGGCTAGCTTTACCACCTTTCTTCACTCTTAAATTAAATTCAATCATACACATCATGAGTTGCGGTGGAATAGACAAAATTCATTACGCTTGATCAGAAGTCTCGGGTTCAAAAGGCAGTCCGATGCATTAAGCTCCCGTTATGCGTGGGGTCTGaagaagggccggaccacaagggtcttaTCTTGCATTCCTGCAAGAGGCTATTTTCACGGCTTGAACTCGTGACCTCCTGATCACATGACGGCAACTTtatcagttacgccaaggctcccttcAAGAAGTCTCGGGTTTTAAtcttaaaaatcttaaaaattttGATAGGAAAATGTTAAGGTTGGGACTCCCATGTAGGTACCAGACAtcgaatgaaaaataaaataaaaaaatctttctAATATTAAATCCAAACATGTAACGATTTCCAAAACTTCttagtctatttttttttttcttaaacataATCTTTTTATACTAAATCTAAACATGCATGTAATGTTAATTTGTTGATCTATATTTTTAGTTCAAAACAATTGATCTCTTGTTTTAGTATTATAAGTGAATTGACTACTAAACTCAAGTATAGTTACATATGGTAATTTTCTAAAAGTATAACTACAAAATGGTGTATACTGTATATGTGTTTGCTGTGTTGGGTAATTTATCACAAAATATTTTGAACACTTTGCTAAATAACATACCTTGGCTTCTCAACATATCATTAAactgtttttttcttttaattttcatttgAGGACTACTGAATTTTAACTCTTACTTAGGGGTCGTTCGGCTGAAGGTAATAGAAAAATTGATTCCTTAACTAAAAGTTTGCATAAGCTAATACAATATTTGTTTGGCACCATCAAAGGATGTGGTATAGTGGATGGGACTATTCTTCCCTTAAtcagaggtctcgagttcgagctctggatagggaaaaatccttggtagggagcgcttaCCCCCGAATGGGGCCCTACGCTGCGCGAATTCagatatagtcgggctccaatatGGGTACCGAACACCGGGTGGGaagccaaaaaaatatatatatttgattgGCTATATTGGTAAAAATAATCACTGGAATTGGACCATAATGTACCGGCTTGaatctatataaatatataaagctGGGAATTGGCCAGCTGATGTGGCATTTCTATATGGCCAACTTTCATATTTATCTTTTTTGTTGGTTTTTTGAGATTTTTTTCTAATTCTAATACAAAAAAATCATTTACTACCTAGAACTAATAAGGAAACTGACGAAGCTTATGGATGAGGAGATTTCAGTTATGGAATATATAAAAAAGTGTAATTACTATTTTATTACGAAGAGAATTCAGTTATGAAATATAGAAAGAgagaaattaattaattaacttgTAATTGAAGtgtacattatttgtatgggcCACCATGTGGCAATTCACAATATGAGATGTAATAGTGACGGGCTATATCATCCCATCAGTTGCCTTGCCCGTTCTTTCTTATTtatctgtttatttatttatttatttactgattgTGCTAATAAAGAAAGCAATAAAGAGTTGTATTAGTGGTAATGAAGAGGGATAAAAGAACACTGAAGAGTCACAATAAATAGTAACGGCCTTGCTTTTTTGGCTCATATAAACCCCTTCACTTTGTTGTCTCAACAATGTGAAGCATATGCAGATTAGGTCATCAAAGGTatttatcttttctttattttatattttcctttttcacCTAAATTATCGTTTGCCTAAGTGTCAGAAGCCCTAATGTCTCTAAAGTTATAATTATTCAACTTTTTCCCTTctataattatttatttacttcttttACTATGCATTTGTTAAAAGAAATAACTATAGAGAGGACTCCTCTTTATTATTAAAGTCTTATTTTTTTTCAATATCTTTTGGGAAGAAAATGGAACCGAAGAGCTGTCAAGGAGAGTATGTAAAACTATGTTAGATCCTCTGGCTTATCATTTTAGTCAAATATTTGCGAGTATTGAATATCCGAACATCATTAGATTTTGTGCTCCTGATTGTTGTTAAATATCGACATCATTTTCTATCAATAATGTTTATTAGTCATATatgatattaaaaatatatattgcTTCAAATGCACAGAGTTTGTGCTTCTCAAGCTGAAGGAACAAATATTGACGGGCGCAAATATGATAACCACCAGATACAAAGTCACGACCAATTAGAACTTCTCCATAAATAATCCACATAAGCAATGCAGAAGAAATTCAAAGATCCATTTGGGAGGAGAAATGGTTGACATTTGATGCAAAAAGATGAACTTTGTATATGtgaatatttttaatatatttgtaGGCGATGGTCAATTTTGATATCCGTTTGATATATTTTTCTGTGGCATGTTATGAATAATCGACTTGTATGTAAATTCAAACAAAGACTTGAATAGATGATTCTTTTGGGTTTATTATGATGAATTTACTTGATACTTATTTAGTAGTATTAATTGACCTTTAGTATAGTATGCATTCTAAGATTGAATCATATATACGCATAAAGAAGAATTTTAAAGATGATTTTACTTAGCCATATGTGAATTTAAACATaagatatttttctttaaattttttttgtgtgtgtttttgTCATGATGGTGATCTGTGTGATATTTTTTCCTGACATTTTATAGAAGCTGAATTTTGGACACATTATGGACCTTGGAAGCTTATTTTATGTGTCCTCTTAGATTTGTGAGGGATTAGGCATCGAAATAAGTAAATAAGATTGTAAAAACTTATCCTTAATCAAATTGTCTCCTGATTTTATCAATACCAATGCAAATATTGTCTTGCTTCATCGGACTCTAAAAGGACTTTGCCAAGAGACAACAGTAGTAATGACCGAAAAGAAGTATATCATGACTGTATTACagagatttttgaagaaaatttcacGCAATAATTTAAATGAGTTATTATGTCAACAAGATGCAATTCTTTTTGTTAATAACCGCGTGAAGCGCGGAGAGTTACACTAGTTTACAATAAAAAAGGTAATAAAGCTTGGCTACGAAGTTTCCAATCTAATGCTTGTAGCCCAATTTATAGCTGTAATTTTCACTTTAATACTAAATCAATAGCTGGAGTTTGACACTTGGACTATATTTTGACTTTATTATAGTCTTTTCCTTGAGAGTTGTTGGAGAAAAGCGATAACCAACGAAAGTCTGGGGAAACATCCAACAAATGTTACAAATAATTTACAcatttatctttttgttttttttaacctACCCCACATTCACCCAAACCCTTGACCGCTTTTTTGTTTTATGTTAAACTAAATTAGAAACATGAAAGCAGGGTAAATAATAAACTACAATTGGTTCAATTTATATTGATAGTGTGAAAAGTCTTAAAAACTGTAAACTGTAAGccaatttctttttattttttaaacatgGTGACCAGTCAAACGTATCAAAATTGGAATGATCGAGAAGTGGCATTTGTTTTAgagtttacaaaaaaaaaaaaaaaaaatcgtatgtgttttgtttgaactATTTTTGTAACTAATGTTTACTTTTTATATTTTAAGATAATAATTGAATGACGTAGTACAAGTATTATCGTCATTTACCACTTCATTCACGTAATGAAAAGTCAAATTTTTATGGCCGCGTTTAACCGTCCAATTTCCTTGCGCTACACGGAGCAGACACTTCTTCTAAGGTAACTTTAGCAATTTAAAAGCAGTATATATAGGTGTATTAAATACCCCTTCAAAACACTAAAAATACACTCAGCTCCCATTTTCAATTTCATCCTCATTCATAATCTTACTAAAAATACCTTAGAAAAGAACACCAATATGGGAACTATATCATTGACTGAATTAGGCTCTAAGCTAGCTGGACTGATGTTCATTTGGGGCACAATTCAACAATTCTTCCCCTATACACTCCGCAAACGCATCAAATCCTTTTGGCAGAAATTTGAAAATTACTTCTACCCTTATGTTCAAATTACTATTGATGAATTCACCAATGGTAAAAGCAACGATATCTACACTCAGGTCCACTCTTATTTGGGTACTAAGTCAATCAACAAGGATGCTAAGTATCTCAAAGCTGAAAAGTCAAAGAACAGTAAGTCTTTTGCTGTTAGTTTAGATGAAGGAGAAGAGATTATTGATCAATTCCTTGGAGCTAAACTCTCTTGGCGCTTTTACAAAGAAACATTCAATGAAAATTCTACGGGGCGCAATAATTCACGTCCAATTGAAAAGAAAAGTTACACTATAACTTTCAATCAACGATATAAAGAAATGGTCATTGGAAAATACTTGAAGCATGTGATGGAAGAAGGCAAGGTTATTGAGTTTAACAATAGGAAACAAAAGATTTACACCAACAATTGTAGTGAGGATTGGTATTGGTATGATAAAGGTATGTGGAGGGACATTAATTTTGAGCATCCTGCAACTTTTGATACTTTGGCTATGGACCCTAAGAAGAAGGAGGAAATAGTTATCGATCTCGTTGCTTTTAGCAAAGGGAAGGACTATTATTCTAAAGTTGGTAAAGCTTGGAAGCGCGGCTATCTTCTTTATGGTCCGCCAGGGACAGGAAAATCAACTATGATTGCAGCTATTGCGAACTTCTTGAATTATGATATTTATGATCTTGAGCTCACCTCTGTTAAGGATAACTCGGGGCTTAAGAAGTTGCTCATGGAAACAACAAGCAAGTCTATTATTGTAATTGAAGACATTGATTGCTCTATTGATCTCACTGgcaagagaaagaagaaaaagaaaaagaatgaggaAACAGTCAACGAAGATCAGGAAGATGACTCGGACTTGTCTAAAGAAAAAGCAAGTGAAAATAAGGAAACTGGCAAACTTACACTTTCAGGACTGTTGAACTTCATTGATGGAATATGGTCAGCTTGTGGTCAAGAGAGGATCATTATATTTACAACCAATCATAAGGATAAACTTGATCCAGCTCTTATACGTCGAGGACGGATGGATATGCACATTGAGATGTCGTATTGCAAATATGAAGCATTCAAAGTGTTGGCTAAGAATTACTTGGATATTGAAACACACCCTCTGTTCCAACAAATTCAAAGTTTATTCGAGGAAGTAAACATAAGTCCTTGTGATGTGGCTGAGAATTTAATGCTGAAAAATGCTTCAGGAGGGCCTGAGATTTGCTTGAATAACTTAATTCAAGCTCtggaaaaggcaaaggaaaaggcCAATAAAGATAAAGAAGACAAGGAAAAAACCAGCTTATTGAAttccaagaacatcaaaaagttTTCCACAAAATTGGTTGGCCGtctaaaaaagttgttgaaatgaTTTTTCCATATGTTTTCAACTTCCCCTACCCGatctttccttctctttttggcgGCCAGGGGATTGGGGCTTCTCCATGTATAGTCTTATTACTCTTATATTATTGTAACCTAAGATCATATGAAGTTGTTGGCcatcaaaaacatcaaaaagttTTCCACAACATCAAAAAGTTGTTGAAAtgatttttcacaaaattttccACACAGAACATCAAAAAGTTTTCCACAAAATTGGTTGGCCGtctaaaaaagttgttgaaatgaTTTTTCCATATGTTTTCAACTTCCCCTACCCGatctttccttctctttttggcgGCCGGGCTAGAGTGGGAGTGTCTTCGgtggaggacaagatgcaggAAGTTTGGCTTAGATGGTTTGAGCATGTGAAGAGGAGAAGCACAGATGCTCCaatgaggaggtgtgagaggttggcacTAGAGGGGTTGAGAAGAGGTAGAGACAGGCcaaagaagtattggggtgaggTGGTTAGGCAGGATATGACGTTACTTCAGCTTAcagaggacatgacccttgatcgaaaggtgtggaggtcgagaatCAAGGTAGACGGCTAGTAGGTAGTCGAGAGTACTTTTTTACCTATTGTTCTTTTCGTTTTGATTTCTTACtatcttgttgttgttactgcttgATGCTatggtttattttattttattttttggccGCTTTTcgtgagccgagggtctatcggaaacggTCTCTCTACCTTCTAGgtgggtaaggtctgcgtacacactaccctccacaTACACTATTTGCGGGATTACACTGGTTTTCTGGTGTTGTTGTTTGTACTCTTATATTATTGTAACCAGAAGTAAACTACTACTTGCTTTTGTTCTTTGATCAAATTCTCGACCTTTTTGGTTGAAATACTTGCAGCTCAACCGCAATGACTACTTTGCAAACCTTAATTGTTATCTGAGGCATCATACTCGATTTGACTTAGTCCTATCTTGAGTTGAACTTCAGGAGTGGACCACATTTGCATAAATAAATCGAAGAGTCATCCCAATGTCCGACATGAAATTTTAGATTTTGCTTCTATAATGTTAGGATTATACAGTTAGAAGTAAGTTACCGTATCTTACATTTAATTTCTGATGCCTCTGAATCTTTAGGATGTGACCGGTGCTTATTAGTTCTGATCAACTCTGTTTTCTTGCATAATACTGATATTCAAATTATTCAAAATTAATGTCTTCTCAGAATTTCTATATTGACAAATATTTTGGATGAAGTGTTTTTAGCTAAAATTAATTAACAGATAGAAGGGACAAACACTTTGGACCTCAGATTTAAGAATGTAACAAGCCGGCTAAACCTAGTTTAAAATTGGCAGTAAGAACTTAATATAACCATATACTCTCCAATTTCTAAATATAGAAatatgtcattctttttggaatagACTAATAAGAAAAGTGTGTCATTTAAATTAAAACGAAGGGAGTAATACAGAGTAATTTTCGATTTACTAGAGTATAGATGTTCTGACTTCTGGCAAATAGTCTGGAAGAACAAGAATTCATTCTTTAGGTAGTTGTctagtattttcgttcagatttatctttacatgaaaactGGCTAAATTTCatttacttttgaaactatgactatttttgaatttctcccgaaaATTATGGGTCTCAACTTTCCACTTCAGTCATCCAGGTCTAAAGTTAGAATTGCAATAGACAAACATTCAAGTTTGAAGTATGAATGACAGTTGAACTTCAGATCTTCGGGATAAAATCCAAATACTTCTGAGGATACAATCTAACTACTTTGAAAAAAGCTGAATAAGTTTTAAATAGCACCTTTGAAATTGATCTCCTGGTGCACATCCTACCTTTCGAGAAGTCCCTCCTTCCCActaataattttatctttttcggacttattacatattgctaccacattctcttaagggaatgagaatgaagcaaattcaatgggacgagtTTTCACTTCTTgtgcccacaatcatacatgaatttgatcgtGGCAAGGcctagaaattttaccacttcgaATGGTTTTAATTTCTTATAAACTCTATTAaagttataatcaaaatttattgtaTTTTCTTGTAGTCAcaatcaaattatagaatttcaagaatttaaaagagaaaaataaggtaaaatacttaccttaaatccagaatttattCCTGAAGAAAGTTCATGAACAATTGACAATCACTATGCTCAATATTATCTATAAGTTGAGCATTATGCACGTATCCCGAAGCCTGATGACGAAAGTACCTAGTATAGGAATATCAATGCATTCATGCAAATTCCTATATCTTCTCTCCACGGGTGGTTTAATTTCTCAAGCATTAGACAACTAATTAATAGTATATCCATAAATTAAAGCAACCACCCTCTACTCagttggttagagtctcgtgctgataatgtgttataaaataataaaagaaaaagaatagtA contains:
- the LOC104242597 gene encoding AAA-ATPase At3g28610-like — translated: MGTISLTELGSKLAGLMFIWGTIQQFFPYTLRKRIKSFWQKFENYFYPYVQITIDEFTNGKSNDIYTQVHSYLGTKSINKDAKYLKAEKSKNSKSFAVSLDEGEEIIDQFLGAKLSWRFYKETFNENSTGRNNSRPIEKKSYTITFNQRYKEMVIGKYLKHVMEEGKVIEFNNRKQKIYTNNCSEDWYWYDKGMWRDINFEHPATFDTLAMDPKKKEEIVIDLVAFSKGKDYYSKVGKAWKRGYLLYGPPGTGKSTMIAAIANFLNYDIYDLELTSVKDNSGLKKLLMETTSKSIIVIEDIDCSIDLTGKRKKKKKKNEETVNEDQEDDSDLSKEKASENKETGKLTLSGLLNFIDGIWSACGQERIIIFTTNHKDKLDPALIRRGRMDMHIEMSYCKYEAFKVLAKNYLDIETHPLFQQIQSLFEEVNISPCDVAENLMLKNASGGPEICLNNLIQALEKAKEKANKDKEDKEKTSLLNSKNIKKFSTKLVGRLKKLLK